CATGAATGGCATTGAATGAATCCCGGAATGAATGCAGGATATCTCCTTTCAGTACAAAGACCGTGTCCAGTGCATGCAGGATATTAGGGTACCGCTCATGCAATGTCTCTGTATAGAAATCAGAGAAAGTGAGAATCCTGCCATCTATATGTGCACCGAAATGAAAACCATGAATGCTGAGTGGAGGAATGAAACACATAAAAGGTGCTTCTAAACAGATCTGTTCATCAGCAGTATAAAAAGTAGCATACCCACTTTCAACAAAAAAGATCTGGTACAATGAACTGTGAAAATGTGCGTCTACTTCCCAGTTGAATTCTTTACTTCTGCTTTCTATTGTCTCGCAATAGATATAATTTTCTTTGTGCGTGTTCTTTTCTCTATATAGCCCGGAGTAATTGATGAACTCATGGTGCTGAATGCTGTTCGCGTGCATAGCATACGTTTAAAATTCAAAATTAAGCGGCCATATTGCCTTCCGTTCTGACCGCAGACAGTCAATGGACTGATTTTAATCCGGTTCGAATTGTCCTATTTAATAAGTCAATAATGCTGGCCCGGGGAATTGTGATGCCTGACCTTTGTTCCATAAAACAATAAAACAATGAGTCAGCAAAACAAACCAATAGCAATCGACGACCTGCGGAGTGCGTTGGAATTATTGAAGACAATTCCACAACAATATCATGAAACAAATGTTGAGATTGATCCAAATGCCGATCTGGCCGGAGTATACAAACAAATAGGTGCGGGTGGTACTGTGCAGCGTCCTACACGCCTGGGGCCTGCTATGATGTTCAATAATATAAAAGGTTACCCGGGTGCAAAAGTACTGGTAGGCCTGCTGGCAGACAGAGAAAGAGTGGCAGCAATGCTGGGTGCACCAAGCGTGGAACTGGGTAAATATATGGGTCAGGCAGTAAAGAACTGCATTGCGCCAATTGTAGTGGCCAATGCTGGTGCTCCATGCCAGGAAGTAGTGTACAAAGCCAGCGACAAGGATTTTGACCTGAGAAAGATCCTGCCTGCACCAACGAATACACCTGAAGATGCGGGTCCATATTTTTGTGAAGGACTGGTATTAGGCTCTGATCCTGAAACTGGCCACAGCGATGTAACTATTCACCGCCTCTGCGTACAGGGCAAAGATTCCATCTCTATTTATTTTGCTCCTGGCAGGCACATTGATGCCTTCCGTGAGAAAGCAGAAAAAGCTGGAAAACCTCTTCCTGTAACCATCAACATGAGCCTTGATCCTGCTATCATGATCGGCTCCTGCTTTGAAGCGCCTACCACCCCATTTGGTTTTGATGAACTGTCAATAGCCGGTGGTCTGCGTAAGAAACCAGTAGAACTCGTAAAAGCCCTTACCGTCAACCAACATTCTATCGCTAAGGCCGAAATCGTGATCGAAGGTGAGATCCTGCCAAACGTAAGAGTGGTAGAAGATCAGAACACTAACACAGGCCATGCTATGCCTGAATTCCCAGGCTACAATGGCCCTGCTAACCAATCGCTGCCACTGATCAGGGTAACCGCAATTACTACCCGCAAGAACCCTATTATGCAAACGCTGATTGGCCCTGGTGAAGAGCATACCAACCTGGCAGGTATTCCTACAGAAGCAAGCATTTACAATGCTGTAGAAGCCGCCCTGCCTGGCCTGCTGAAGAACGTGTATGCACATACTGCCGGTGGTGGAAAATTCATGAGCATTCTGCAGATCCAGAAAACCAAACCTACAGATCAGGGTCGTGAAAGACAGGCTGCACTGGTTGCCTTTGCCGCTTATTATGAACTGAAACAGGTGATCCTGGTGGATGAAGATGTAGACATCTTTGACAGCAATGATGTATTCTGGGCAATGACTACCCGTTACCAGGGCGATATCAGCACTATCTTCATTCCTGGTGTTCGGTGCCATCCCCTGGATCCTTCACAGGACCCTTCATTCGATCCTAAGATTTTAGGAAAAGGTATTTCTACCAAAACTATCTTTGATTGTACTGTACCATGGAATCTGAAAGCAAAATTCAAACGTGCGCAGTTTAAAGAAGTTGATGCAACGCCTTATTTACCTGAGTGGTTTAAATAAACGGATGAAAAAACCGGGCTGGCTGAAGGTTCTCCTTTGGCCAGCTCACTAAAAAAAATCATATGCTAACCGGACCAATTATAAATTCCGTCGCTACACTTACAGGCTCCATTATCGGGGCTACTATGGGAAACAAGATTCCGGAACGTCTCCGTCTTGCACTCCCGCTTACATTTGGTGCTGCTTCCATGGCACTGGGTATTAACTCAGTGGTTAAAGTAAGTATGTTGCCACCAGTTATCCTGGCACTGCTGGTAGGTAGTGCAATTGGTGAACTGCTGAAAATAGAAAAAGGGATTGAGTGGGCGGCGATCCGTATTAACGGCCCGATTCAGAAAATTTTCCCAAACGGAAAAGCTGATGAAGATCCGCAGGCTTTCCTGCAGCACTTCGTAGCAGTACTGGTACTCTTCAGTGCGAGTGGTACAGGCATCTTTGGGGCATTGAATGAAGGTATTACACACGATCCCACCATCCTGATATCCAAGGCGATGCTGGACTTCTTTACATCCGCTATCTTCGCTACTTCCCTGGGCTTTATCGTAGCTACTACAGTCATTCCGCAATTCATTATTCTCTGCGGACTATACCTGCTGGCAGGTGTGATCCTGCCTATGACCACACCACAACTGATTGCTGACTTCTCTGCCTGCGGTGGCATTATCATGTTCGTAACAGGTTTCAGGATCACAGGTATTAAGAAATTCCCTATCGCTAATATGTTGCCTGCCCTATTGCTGGTAATGATATTCTCACATTATTGGAGGTTACTCTTCCATTAGTTTTATTTATTCCCGCCCCCGGTCAACAAAAAGGGGCGGGAATATAAAAGCATGATTCATGAAAAAGAGAATTATAATAGGTATCAGTGGGGCTACCGGTCTGCAATACGGTATCCGTGCACTGGAACTGCTGAAAGAACAGGATGTGGAAACACACCTGGTGGTGAGCAAGGCGTCGGAACTGGTAAGGACCTACGAAACTGATATAAAGCATGAAGAGCTGATGTCTATGGCAGATGTCATTTATCCTACTGCAGATGTAGGTGCTGCTATTGCCAGCGGATCGTTTAAAACCCTGGGTATGCTCATTGCTCCATGCTCCGTAAAAACGATGTCTGAAATTGCCAGCGGTATTACCAGTTCTCTCTTATCCAGGGCGGCAGATGTAGTGCTGAAAGAAAGAAGAAGACTGGTATTATTATTCAGGGAAACACCTTTACACCTGGGCCACCTGCGGAGTATGACACAGGTAACAGAAATGGGAGGGATCATTATGCCCCCGGTGCCGGCTTTTTATCTGCGGCCACAAACGGTCGATGAAATTGTAACCCATACAGTGGCCAGAGCGCTGGATCTTTTTGGATTTGATATTGATGTGCCAAGATGGAATCACGATCATAAAGCACAACTTCCTTAAATTTGCTGCATCAATAAATGCAGAACATATGTCGAAATTGAATTTTCTCGTGCTGGGAATTTTCTTAGCCGCGTGCAATAGTGGACAAACCAATAAAAATACCACTGATACCATTGCAACATCTACTGCCGTACCACAGCTGGAAGAAGTATTCGGAGATACCGCTTACCAGCTTACAGGAGTGGCGGTAGCCAAAGATGGCCGCTTATTTACCAACTATCCTTACTGGGCAGATAAACACGGTTATTCCGTGGTGGAAGTAGTGAAAGGCAAACCGGTTCCCTACCCAGACACTGCCTGGAATAGCTTTCAGAAAGGTGATGATGGACAAAATAAGTTTGTATGTGTGCAGTCCGTCGTAGCAGATGACCAGGGTTTTTTGTGGGTAGTAGATGCTGCCGGCATTAGTTTAGGCCCTGTATACCAGGCAGCCAATAAGGTGCTTAAAATAAACCTCGCTACGAACCAGGTAGACAGGATCTATCATTTTCCCGAAACTGTGGCCGGTAAAGATAGCTACCTGAACGACATCAGGATTGACAATGTGAATGGTTTTGCCTATATGACCTCATCTACCAACGGTGGCATTGTGGTGCTGAACATTAAGACAGGAGAATCCCGGCTGGTATTGCATGATCATTATTCCGTGAAATCAGATCCGCAGTATCATTTTGAGCTGAACGGCAGAACGATGAAGGTGAATGCCGATGGTATTGCCCTCACAGCAGATCAGCAATGGTTGTACTACAAGCCGCTCACCGATAATAAACTATACCGTATAAATGCGGCGCTACTGCGGAACTTTAAGACATCTATGCGCACCCTGCAGGATAGTGTAAAAGACCTGGGCAGGTTTGTGACTACTGATGGAATGATCTGTGACAAAGCAGGTAACCTGTATATGGGTGACCTGGAGAAGAATGCGATCGTGAAGATCACGCCTGATCTGCAGATGCATTATATCGCACAGGACAAAACGAAATTGTTGTGGCCGGATAGTTATAGTATTTCTGCGGATGGCTATTTATATATATCCTGTTCCCAGATCACTTATCCACCGGTATTACCATATAAGATATTCAGGTTGAAATTATAGCAAAGTATTTTCCCACTCTCAGCTTGATGGAGCTTGTATCAATAGTAAAATTACCTGCTAATGACTATTGGTGCCGGCTCCTCTTTTATTGAAGGAAAACAAATTATGGGCATAATCGTCATACAGATCGAAAACTTCCTGCTTAATATCTTCTTTTTTGATGTTATTGCTCATATGGATGAAGGTTTATCTTTTAAATGTGTATATGCTATAGATGTGTTATATCCGTTCTATAACACGACAAGTGCGCTTCTCTAAGCTAAAGTAGTTTAGTGGTTTTTCAAATTTCGTTCTATTCTCCTGTCAGGAATGAACCAGATGAGGGCTACCAGCACATACATCAATACACTTACAGCAGGGTAGTAGAAGGATAAGGCAATGCCGGATACATATCCTACCACGGACAGGTATTGTTTATAATCGCTTTTATACACCTGCCGTAGCCGGGAATCAGTTCCTTCATGTTTCATGATAATAAGCGTCAGTATTTTCCAGGCCAGTCCACACATCGCGAGGATAAAACCATAGAATGCTACCGGGAGTGAAGCAAAGTGGTTTTCATCTATCCAGCCAGTTGCAAAGGGGAGGAGGGAGATCCAGAATAACAGGTGGAGATTACCCCAAAGAATTGCACCGTTTACCCCTTTTACTACCTGGAAAAGGTGGTGGTGATTGTTCCAGTAAATGCCTACGTAAATAAAACTAAAGAGATAGGAGAATGCAACAGGGATCAGTGGTTTGATGGCGGCAAGATCAGTGCCGTGAGGAATTTTGATTTCCAGTACCATGATGGTGATAATGATGGCCAAAACCCCATCACTGAAAGCTTCGAGTCTGTTTTTGTTCATTGTGCGCAGGAATATATTCCCCTAATTTACATCATAATGCGCTTACAATAGAATTATGAAATGGATGCTGCGCTATGATAGATGCACCCAGGTTAAACCATGCCACACACTCATTCAATACGAATGCATCCGCACACCTTTCTATATGCTGCCCGAATCAGTGCATTAGAAGCAAATGAATAAAAAGAAAGCAGCAATAATTATCAGAAGTGATTGATGCAGATCAATGACAGATCCGCTTTAATGGTGACTGGCAGGATGGTTTGACCTTTAAAGGAGATCCTGCAGTTGTTATCGAAAGTAACGCCCGCGCAGCAGATGCACAGGAATGATTTCAATAAGCGTTTTACAGAGAATATACCGATAGCGATGCCTGAATTAATGTACCTGGCCTGATAGATAAGCCGCAGTACGGGATAAAAGAGCTGGAATTTGTCAATTGGCAATACAGGTTATTGTTCCTTGCCCTAATTTTGCAGGAATGGAAGCACTCATTACCTACCTGCTGCAATTCGGGTACCTGACAGAACAACAGATCGCCCTTATCAAAAGCAAGGCGCATTGGAAGAAGCTCCCCAAAGGAGCCAGCTTCTCCGAAGCCGGAAAGGTATCTGAAGAAATAGGATATCTTACCGAAGGCGTCTGTCGTATCTGTTATTACAACAAGGCAGGGGAGGGCTTCACCCGTTATTTCGTATATGAAGACCGCTTCGCGGCAGACTTCAGCAGCTTCCGAGATGCGCTTCCTGCCTCTGAATATATCGAGGCGGTGACAGATTGTACGCTGCTGGTGTTTTCAAAAGAAGATTTCAGCTACCTTGACAAGGCCGTTCCCGGCTGGAAAGATATCTTTGCCCGTATCACTGCATCTGTGCTGGAAAGTAAGATGAAAGCCGCCGGTAATATGCTGGTGCAGGATGCGCAGTCACGTTACTTACACTTTATAGAATACTACCCGGGATTGGCTAACAGGGTGCCACAAACCATGCTGGCCTCCTACCTTGGCATCACACCCTCCTCATTAAGCCGTATCCGAAAATCTCTCCTTTAGTCATAATTGCCAGTAGTAGTTTCAGATGGATGAACGCAGTTAGGAATCCTGCATTTTCCGATAGGGGATTAGCCCTGCTTTTTATAACAACAGGATACACTGCTCATAATACCCCAAGCCCTACACCTTGCCCATGATCTGTTTCCGATGGGTATTGCCCCAGTGAGATAATTCCTTAATGACAGGACCCACAGTGAGCCCATAATCCGTGATGGCATAATTGACAGACACTGGTTTACTGGCTATTACATCCCGGCGGATCAGCCCATTCAGCTCCAGTAGCTGGAGCTCTTTAGACAGCATTTTTGTGCCTATTCCTTCAATGATCAATTGAAGATCAGTAAATCGCTTAGGTCCAAAAGTTAGGGCTGCCATGATCCTTATTTTCCACTTCCCGTTGAACATTTCAAGTGCATCCTGGATGCCTTTCATATGTTGCATACAATCTGAATACACAGGTGTGCATGATTCCATTTGTATTGATTATTAGTTAGTTAATACTTCCCTTTGGGAAAGTGCTGTATTTTGTAAAGATACAGCATCTACTTTTGTCTGCACAAAAAGCAGTACAAATGGAACAAACACTAAAAGGAAAAGTAGCCCTGGTAACAGGTGCTTCTAAAGGAATTGGGGCCGCCATCGCGAAGGAATTAGCAGCAGCCGGGGCGGCAGTAGTCGTTAATTATGCTACCAGTACAACAGACGCCGAAAGGGTCGTACATGCTATCACCACCCAGGGAGGAAAGGCCATTGCCCTGCAGGCGAATGTAAGTGATGCTGAAGCCGTGAAAAGGATGTTTACAGCGGCGAAAGATGCTTTTGGACAGATCGATATCCTGGTCAACAATGCGGGGATCTACAAGTTTGCGCCCATTGAAGCTGTGACTACAGACTTTTACAGGGAACAATTTGATATCAATGTATTAGGCCCGGTGCTCACCATCCAGGAGGCCCTGAAATACTTCCCTGCCACCGGTGGTAATATTGTCAATATCAGTTCTTCGGCCAGTGAGAATCCAATGCCGTCCACCAGCATTTACGCCGCTTCAAAAGCTGCATTGGATGCATTGTCTGTAGCGCTGGCAAGAGAACTGGGTGCCCGTAATATCAGGGTAAATACTATCGCTGCCGGGCCTACGATTACAGAAGGTGTTAAATCGCAGGGAATGTTAGGCACTGAGGCCGAACAATTTATGATTCGTGCTACTCCCTTGGGTAGACTGGGGCAGCCGGAAGATATCGCTGCTATTGTCAGCTTTCTGGTGTCTGATGCCGCTAAATGGATTACAGCCGATAGGATAAAAGCATCCGGTGGTTTACAATAGCAATAATAATGCAATCCTGTTTCGCAGCGACTCGCGTGTAGGAACAACAGGCGCTTAACCTGGTTAAGCCATTTCGTTATGTCTGCATAAATGGTATCATTTCCCCTGCTGACAGTAGCCGGTATACATGCATCAAAGAAAGCGCCGCATTTTATGCTCATTTCCTCAAACAAAAAGGAAAAGCATATCAGGCCATTCCTGTAATGTTCCACAAACCGGTAGGTGGCAGGTTGAACGATCATTCGCGTGGCTGAATTTTTTCAGAAGGTTAGATAAGGATCATGAAAGGCTACCTGAATCATCTGTTGCATTCATTCAGGTAGCTTTCATTAATATACTTCTAAAATAAGTCGTTCGGAATTTTAAACATGTTCTTA
This window of the Chitinophaga sancti genome carries:
- a CDS encoding UbiD family decarboxylase, whose amino-acid sequence is MSQQNKPIAIDDLRSALELLKTIPQQYHETNVEIDPNADLAGVYKQIGAGGTVQRPTRLGPAMMFNNIKGYPGAKVLVGLLADRERVAAMLGAPSVELGKYMGQAVKNCIAPIVVANAGAPCQEVVYKASDKDFDLRKILPAPTNTPEDAGPYFCEGLVLGSDPETGHSDVTIHRLCVQGKDSISIYFAPGRHIDAFREKAEKAGKPLPVTINMSLDPAIMIGSCFEAPTTPFGFDELSIAGGLRKKPVELVKALTVNQHSIAKAEIVIEGEILPNVRVVEDQNTNTGHAMPEFPGYNGPANQSLPLIRVTAITTRKNPIMQTLIGPGEEHTNLAGIPTEASIYNAVEAALPGLLKNVYAHTAGGGKFMSILQIQKTKPTDQGRERQAALVAFAAYYELKQVILVDEDVDIFDSNDVFWAMTTRYQGDISTIFIPGVRCHPLDPSQDPSFDPKILGKGISTKTIFDCTVPWNLKAKFKRAQFKEVDATPYLPEWFK
- a CDS encoding DUF554 domain-containing protein, giving the protein MLTGPIINSVATLTGSIIGATMGNKIPERLRLALPLTFGAASMALGINSVVKVSMLPPVILALLVGSAIGELLKIEKGIEWAAIRINGPIQKIFPNGKADEDPQAFLQHFVAVLVLFSASGTGIFGALNEGITHDPTILISKAMLDFFTSAIFATSLGFIVATTVIPQFIILCGLYLLAGVILPMTTPQLIADFSACGGIIMFVTGFRITGIKKFPIANMLPALLLVMIFSHYWRLLFH
- a CDS encoding UbiX family flavin prenyltransferase, translating into MKKRIIIGISGATGLQYGIRALELLKEQDVETHLVVSKASELVRTYETDIKHEELMSMADVIYPTADVGAAIASGSFKTLGMLIAPCSVKTMSEIASGITSSLLSRAADVVLKERRRLVLLFRETPLHLGHLRSMTQVTEMGGIIMPPVPAFYLRPQTVDEIVTHTVARALDLFGFDIDVPRWNHDHKAQLP
- a CDS encoding L-dopachrome tautomerase-related protein encodes the protein MSKLNFLVLGIFLAACNSGQTNKNTTDTIATSTAVPQLEEVFGDTAYQLTGVAVAKDGRLFTNYPYWADKHGYSVVEVVKGKPVPYPDTAWNSFQKGDDGQNKFVCVQSVVADDQGFLWVVDAAGISLGPVYQAANKVLKINLATNQVDRIYHFPETVAGKDSYLNDIRIDNVNGFAYMTSSTNGGIVVLNIKTGESRLVLHDHYSVKSDPQYHFELNGRTMKVNADGIALTADQQWLYYKPLTDNKLYRINAALLRNFKTSMRTLQDSVKDLGRFVTTDGMICDKAGNLYMGDLEKNAIVKITPDLQMHYIAQDKTKLLWPDSYSISADGYLYISCSQITYPPVLPYKIFRLKL
- a CDS encoding TMEM175 family protein; its protein translation is MNKNRLEAFSDGVLAIIITIMVLEIKIPHGTDLAAIKPLIPVAFSYLFSFIYVGIYWNNHHHLFQVVKGVNGAILWGNLHLLFWISLLPFATGWIDENHFASLPVAFYGFILAMCGLAWKILTLIIMKHEGTDSRLRQVYKSDYKQYLSVVGYVSGIALSFYYPAVSVLMYVLVALIWFIPDRRIERNLKNH
- a CDS encoding Crp/Fnr family transcriptional regulator, translating into MEALITYLLQFGYLTEQQIALIKSKAHWKKLPKGASFSEAGKVSEEIGYLTEGVCRICYYNKAGEGFTRYFVYEDRFAADFSSFRDALPASEYIEAVTDCTLLVFSKEDFSYLDKAVPGWKDIFARITASVLESKMKAAGNMLVQDAQSRYLHFIEYYPGLANRVPQTMLASYLGITPSSLSRIRKSLL
- a CDS encoding winged helix-turn-helix transcriptional regulator, which produces MESCTPVYSDCMQHMKGIQDALEMFNGKWKIRIMAALTFGPKRFTDLQLIIEGIGTKMLSKELQLLELNGLIRRDVIASKPVSVNYAITDYGLTVGPVIKELSHWGNTHRKQIMGKV
- a CDS encoding glucose 1-dehydrogenase codes for the protein MEQTLKGKVALVTGASKGIGAAIAKELAAAGAAVVVNYATSTTDAERVVHAITTQGGKAIALQANVSDAEAVKRMFTAAKDAFGQIDILVNNAGIYKFAPIEAVTTDFYREQFDINVLGPVLTIQEALKYFPATGGNIVNISSSASENPMPSTSIYAASKAALDALSVALARELGARNIRVNTIAAGPTITEGVKSQGMLGTEAEQFMIRATPLGRLGQPEDIAAIVSFLVSDAAKWITADRIKASGGLQ
- a CDS encoding transposase gives rise to the protein MHQRKRRILCSFPQTKRKSISGHSCNVPQTGRWQVERSFAWLNFFRRLDKDHERLPESSVAFIQVAFINILLK